Below is a window of Lodderomyces elongisporus chromosome 3, complete sequence DNA.
TTTCTGACTCCGGTTGGCTTCTGGTTCACTGTTGAGAGTAGAAACTTTTTACTCAATTATACAATCACAACACATCAGTCtatatcttcttcttcttcttcttctttttgtttttttcccccttctcttttaaaaaaaagaacatttTCTTAAATATGGAGAAGAAGACCTGACCTGTGTTCACACGTGTGGGTTATACATAGCTATCTCGTTCCATTCTCACCCCCCCCTTCCCCCTTCCTCCTTCCTCTCAACTTCACTTCTTCGGTCACTAAAATGCTTTACTGTTATTTGCTAGTCTTTTCAAATAAGTTTTATAAttatagtaataataataataataataataatagtgtTAGTGATagtaataaagaaaaaatactGTCAAATATACGTACTTATACTTGCTTTCACACTATCAAACAATTTCAGATTTTCACCAACTATTCATGAAAACACGTAAAACGACTCATATATGGTTTGCCTATTTTCATAAGAAACTCTCATTTGTTAACAAGCGAAAATACAAGAAGGTTTTTCTGCAATCATTTGCAGTTATTTcactttgttttcaatatttttcacttttttttccacttGTATTTCGATTGTGAAAGAGGAAACGTAATTAGTACATGTCGGGTAAAAGTGGTCGTGTGTGTTACACAAAAATGGGACTGTTTATCATGTTCCGTCGGAGGGATCGATAGATAACTTAATACAACATCCGCCTCTATCTATACATTCCCTTCCCCGCCGCTCAATCCAAAGGTAGACCAACATATTCTCAAACAAAGTTTACTTGTGGAAGTGCCAGAAGGGAAaatattaatatatatacatatatatatatatatatatataaaagagaaaattacAGAAAAGAATGTCGACCTCGACTTCCAATCTGGTGCTAGCAAAAGTGAGTGGTGAAAAGGAGATGTTTAACAATAAAGTTAGCAAGCAAATAGTCTCGACGAggcaaaaatcaaaagcgGCTCCTAAAAGCGCAACAAGATGTTCAGCACAGGCTTCACGTGCATTAAAGGCATGCGATCTATgccgaaaacaaaaaaccaggTGTCTTCGATCACCAGACAAACCCAACTCCTGTGTACGATGCAGTTTTATCAACAAGGTGTGCTCATTTCAGTCAGAAGCACTAGACGATCTAGAGGAGAACGAGACTACTAATTCCAACGGCATTTCCAATGATGGACTGAACAATAGGAATTTGTTGCGAAGTAGTGGAGATAAATTGGACATTATTTTGTATAAAGTAAATGAGCTCCTCGCAATAGCAAGAGGTCACCAAGGAACTTTAACAAGTCCAACAAAAATAGGGACAGATGGGAAATTGGGAGTGACGGAGACAGTGGATACAACGAATTCAATGAATTCAGTAGAGGCAATGGAGGCAATGGGGCGATCTGGGTCACGTGCACTGATGATCAGTTCAGAATTGGGAGCCATTGATGGCCTTTCAGCTCTTTCAAAGAGCGGTGTACGATTGGGTATTGAGACTGGGAAATTTAGCCAGTCAAACTCTAATTGTGCTACAGAGACAGATACAGAGACTGATGATATGATGCAAGAAGAATTTAGTTTTGATACCAAATCCACAACACTAAAGACTTCCCCATTTTCAATCATTGCAAGAGAAACTGGATTTGCATCAAATAAAACTTTAGATGGAACCAGTACACACGGCTCATCCAATATACTTTTGATGCcaatgatgaagataatGTTTTCGACaccgaaaagaaaaaatgacaACAAAGTAAATAATTCTACTTTGGTTGATGAAGTTTTGACAAACGTACAAGTTCTTGAACTAGTTGAAGATTTTAGGCGCAATTATGGCCGGTGGGTGTCATTTCCTTCTACTCTTTCGACTGCAAAACTTGTTCAAGACCTCAGACAAAGCTCACCCTTATTACTAACTACTTGCTGCATAACAAGCTTTCGATACTCtgtatttgaaaacaagGAAACGATTGAaatctttcaaaaattaGCCAAAGTTTTGGTGTACGAGTTGAAAGATGCGCTTTTTAAATATACGTGCTACACAGATAATGAATTTGGTGTAGTTGAATTTCTACAAAGCTTGGTGGTTCTCAGTATATACGCATCTTCCATAACTTCATTGGTTGGCAGTGTCTCGAAATTAAGTATGGAAGATCCTGAGCTTTCTGATTTTCACCTTGATGCGTGGCAGCTATCAAGTATTGGTTTAACTACGTTTTTAACAAGATCAACTTTCCAATTGTTTCAAATCaatacaaagaaaacagtTGTAGCACTTGATAAAAAAGCGAAtgcaaaccaaaaaataaaagtaaaccTGAAACTGGACTTGCACTTGAACTTGAATCAAGGTTCAGCTTTCAATCTGGATAAGCAACAACAGTTACCATCACAAAACGGAAAATATGAGACACTCACCATATTGCGGATCTTCAACCATCTATGCTTAGTTCATATTATTCATTCAGTATTTTCAGCAAGAGCAGCGGTGTTGGATGACGAAAGAATAAATTTTTGCGATTCTGCTTTGAATTTGTTTAATGCAACAAACTTTGATGGGAGAATGGTTGCCGAGATTGGTGTGCTATATCTCACGTACAAATACCTTCAACTAAATAGTAAAAACAGTATTGTTACTGCATCCAGCGAAAAAAGTCTGGCCCAGATTGAACTTGAGTATGAGCAAGTATTCCAAGAGTTAAAAAATTGGCACAATAGGTGGGAGTATCTTCTCGAGCAACCAGCAATGCAATTTGTTGAGTTTACATTCAATTTCTGCTCGATGCTTATTCATTATGTGCATATATATCAACTTTCATACTCGCGTCAGAATATGCAAGCAACAAAGAatacatcagcaacacctaCATCAACTGCTGAGAGTTCTATACCATTATCAtcaacttcttcatcaactACATCAACAGCATATTCTCGACCTGATTCTGAGTCGTTGTCCATTTTGTTACGCCTGGCCGATACAGACACTTTGATTAAAATGCACAGCTGCGCGCAATATGTGATTGATCATGCAAACGGCATCGAGAACGACCTGTATTTTGCATATCTTTCCGATCAAATTCATTTTTGCTGCTACTTTTGTGCAttattttatattcaaCTCGAGTCAATTTTACAGGAGCGAGTAAATACAAAGACTATCGATATTGCAGGGCTAAAAGAGTTTACGAAACAAAGTCACGAGCAACTGATACTGGATATACAACAGCTCTTTTTGAGATTCGAAAGAATCGCTATAGAGACAGAAGATGACAACCCCTCTAGATATGCCACTGATTTGAAAGACTGGTGTTTGAAATTATTTCAATTAAAATTGAGAAATCAGAGTTGATGAAAGTTGTATATCTAGTTGTTTAATTCTTCTACCTCAAAAGCCGAGGATTTGATTATCTTTTGTCTAATTCTTCTAATTCTTCTAAGTctaaaattttttaataattattctatttctaAATAATCTAATTCTAGTTCTGTATAGTCTTACTTTAAATGGCCCTTGAAGTTTCCCTCCATGTAATCGATATGAACGAATGCTCTTTCCACCATAGGTAAACTTTCGATACTATACTGCAATGCCTCGGCAATATCATGACAGTCTTTAAATGTGAGGTTGAATTTGTCATTGGCAAACACCACATCAATTTCCACATTTAGGTTATCGCCGACATGGTACACTTTTAAAGCTGTAATTTGTTTAATGGGCTCTGCAAAACGAAGCGCCATATATAGCACCACTTTATATTCCAATGGATCTGCAACAGCACCAGTGAGGTTGTTTATATGCTCAAATGCAGTTTTGCCCCAATTGAATATTATATACACAGATAAGAGCAATGCGCCAAGAGGATCAAACCACCAAATATCCCATAGATGACCCAACCACGGCATTAAAAGCGATACTGTGTTGAAAACAACATCGGTCATTGCATCTTGTGCCAAAGCTTGTACTGATGACGACTGGCTTTTTGAACACCATATCCAGCATCCAAGCTTGGCCACAATGGTGATCCCCATGATGGCAACAGCATCCGGCCCGATAGTAGCGGCAACGCGTTGCTCAGGCGTACTAAAGAACAAACGCTTGAATGATTCCTGTCCAACttggaaaaaggaaataataatgattatAGAGAAAATGAGCACCCCCAATGGTTCTAATCTTGACCTACCGACAGGATAAGAGTGCTCGACTTTCCAATCGTTTTGAGATGCAAGTCTATTGAcaatataaataataaatgtCGAAAGGAAATCAAGGATCGAGTCAACTAATGAAGCAGCTACAGATAACGAGCTGGTGAGCAAAGCAACAATAACTTTACCAATGAGCAAAACCacattaataaaaaaattaaccaAAATGGCTTTCAAAACTTGTGCGCCATCCTCTTCATGGTTGAACCCAAGAAACTTGCCACCATCATTATCAACATTACCAGGAACGTCATAAAATCTGGTGTATTTGGAGAGTGATGGTTCTTTGGGGCCCAGTTCCAAATCATCTGGAGATGTCATGTTTTCAATCATCTCTGCTCCCAAAAccgcaccagcaccagcaccagcaccagcaccagcaacGTTGCCATTGCCAATGCCATTCCCGTTGCCAGAAGTAGAGACAGGCCCATTTTGCCTGTGGTCGGTGCCATTAGGCTGATCTGCTGCTAAAGAAGTTTGCCTAGTTTTGGCCTTGGGGTTGTCAACACTGCCATTCTTACTCTTGATTTTCAATGTTTCGTCCATTTCCTCTATGTTATCCAAAGCCACTTTATTGGAACCATCATTGCTGTAATTGCTCAACATGTTATAATGTATTTTCCCAGCATCCAAAAAATTGTCAATCTCCTGGTACTTTGTTATCAAAAAGTTTTGCTCCTCATAATATTTTCTTATcgctttgttttttatattgTCAGTGTCATCGTTATACGAGGCATACCAATTGTAAAGAGGTTTCATGTTCCCAATTAATCGCGAGGGTCTCAAGTTGTTGACAATATCAATAATACTCATTCTTCGACGCTCGAAAAGCGCACTATCAGGAATGAATGAGCTTGTACTTGCATCTTGATGTGAAAAGAATGTGTGTGCTAATTGAGAAGTActtttgttggtgttgatgaGTGAAGTTTCAAATGGAGACGCAGGATTAGTTACTGAGTGGTGACTCGATAAAAGTCGATGATACAATGGTCGTTCAGGACTaagttttccaaattcGTTAACAGATAGAGAATATCGACGTTTGGGGCAACCGAATTCACCAAACTCTGTATAACCTGAGTTGGGTAAATTGCTCAATGCATTACCTGACGGTGGTCGACGTAAATTGGTAGATCCGGGCGGCGCAATTGGTGGTGCAGATGGTGGACGTGGCGGGGAACTTGCGGCCACAGATGTAAGGGATGACGATGAGTGTTTAGCATGGTGCAACAAATTAGTGGTTGAAGCAGAACCTTTATTGCTACGTTGTGGTGAATATCTTTGTATATCGTTATGCAGCGAATCGTAGGATTCCTTGCCCGATGGGTTGAGCGGCAGTGTCTCTTTTGGGTCAACCTCAGACATGACAATTTTGGTATGCTTTAGAAACAGATAAAAGAAGCAGCCCTTTTTGGCAAAccaataaaataaaataaaaagaaacaagaaagtaaatttgaaaagtgAATAATGAGAAGTAAAAAGTGATAAGTGAATGgcaaatgaagaaaagagaaagagcaaTTTTTTGGAAGATGAAAGACGTTTATTTCAACTTTTGAGATGAAGATTCAAAGCTTTCTCTGTATGGAATTTTTGATTATGCGCTGCGGTTAAGTTGTGTTGTATTGCTGTTGGACCTAATTTTATCTTTTGACACTGCTCAACAGAGGCAGTGTCAAACGTAACGAGAGGGAACGTCGGGTTCTTTGTTTTACAAATCCACGGTTGGAAAATGAATGGGTGAATATTGTAGTCtctgaatttgaaaattctCAACTCTGTATGTTATTCCTAGTATCTTGAAggtttttgcaacttttaACTAAAcgctttctcttcttcttcatcttcttcttctttctcttatttactcttctttttttttcttttttgatttacgatatttcaaattgtttgtcAACTATAGGTATTTCCAAACTCAATTATAAGATCTATCTCTCGACATTTTAGAtcttaattttaatttccaagcttcttttttttataaaggAACACTTTTACATTTACACAGATTTGCAATCTCGAGAAAGAACGTCACAATAAATACCGTGAGAGTATGTATATGTGATTAAGTTGGAAACTTTGTCTACGATATGAGATTCTTACAAACTTCTTTGGAATACTCGTGTCAACAAACagagttgttgttgagtttttttttccaaactACTCTTATTCAAATCAATATTCATCTGGGGAAAGACAAAAGTAATAAACACTTTTATGAACTTAATCAGCAGTATCGTACTCCAACCCCCCTACCCCATAAACTATAGCATATTAAAATTTTCACATTGACCAGTTATAGATCTTcagaacaaaacacaagAATCGAGTAATATCAATCTAcatcaagaaaaaaggaaaaaggatcCGAACTTCAATTGAATAGACCAtattctcttctctttccggcttttcgttttttttcggGATAATGCCCTTCATCAAAAAAGGCAAATTACTCGTAAAATTGTCCTAGTGGTGTGCTACCAAGTGACATctggcaaaaaaaaatttcaactttttttttttctttctttcttgaaaCTCCATCGACTtttaaggaaaaaaaaaattattcaaTTCTTGAAAATACATTTTTCACTCTTCTTTTcaccctttttttcttcttttctttatctttctaCACTTTGTCTTAAGAAACAAtcatttctcttttttagCCATTTGAACCTGTTTGATTCAATCAAGCTAGGATTGAATTGATCAACGACGGTTGATCAATACAGTTCTAATTTAATAGGtatgctttttttttttttgaaaacaagaataaaCCCTTACTCATCGGTTAGATAATTCTTTTGATTGGTCTATTTCATACTTGTTcatccatttttttctattttttactttgacCAAACATGATTAAATACAATGATATAACTTTTTAAACTGAGGATGTACATGCAGGACATATCGTTAAGGAATTCTTCGTTTATGATTGTGgtcaagaagaaaagaaagtgaaTGAAATGAGATCAGAtcaattgaaattgtttgaGATGCTATGCTCAATTTTACCGATGAGGGAAAAAAGAGTtttataaagaagaagaagaagaaaaaaaaagtataaacTAACATTATCAACTAGTATGTGATTATCCAATTTAAGGGCTGGTTAagcttttccttttttttaagttgTGTTTCCTACCGTTGTGTCGcttttatcttttcttcttttctttcgaCCAAAATGATGAATATGTTCctacatttttttctgtcCGGTGAACCGTGATCCAATGGATAAACTAACATGCATCACCATCTGATTTTTGGCTTACacaagaaggaagaaaagaagaagaaaaaaacaataagaGACATAAACGATGATTGGAAACAAGAACgaactttttttctgttcaATTCAAGAATCCGGGATTACTAACAATATTTACTGAAGGGTATGTTTATTTCAAAGCTTAAACAATTGagcaaatgaaaatggtAATGGTGATGACGCTAAagctggtgttgttgttgatgttgtcaTTCTCATTGCTGTTGTTCTTGCCGATGTTAATattattgctattgtttctttatttccttctttccaaaaaaaaattgaatgatgagaaaccaaaaattcAGTTCTGCTTCTGAACCAAAATAATCTGAAGATAACTAATTTACCAAGCTTACTAATTctgattcttttttttttaataaaaattaaatttggGGAAAAGACAATAATAGCAACTGTAACGACATTGAATCGAAAGAAaggaatttttttttactaacAGTCTTGATAGAATCAATAGAATCAATAGAATCAATAGAGAGAAGGGGCagagagaagagaataGTTTCTTTTAATACAATTCTTATTCTCACTAATATCGACTTATTAGTATATGACCatttaataataaaaaatttctattctttatcatcatttattttttgtttgtagtGTTTAGTATTCTTACATTACTGATGTAGTTTACTTACTTTAAAATTCCATCTTGGGTTGTTGTttcgttttgttttgtttctttggtgctgttgttgttgttttgttttgttttgttttgttttgtttcgttgttgttcttgttgttgttgctgttgttgttgttgttttcctttcacTAAAACTTTGTCTCAAACATTGAAAATCACCACTTTACCATCGATACCTGAGGTGGAGACTTTTCCAGGAGCGAAATTTCTTATACTGGCTATTGTATTTTGATGTATTGTGCTCAATGCTTTAGCGGATTTACCGCTGCTTCCTGCACCCGGCTTGTTGACCCTTCCTTTCAAATCCATTTGCTTAAACATGTTTAATGCTTGGTGCGAGGATATCTCAGGACTATCTtcgtcttcatcatcatcattatcgcCATCGCGGTTTCTTGGTGTATCTTTTGTCAAGTCCTTTTGCTCTTCAATCTTGTAAGCCTCTTGCCAACTAGACTCATTCCCCTTAAAGACAACCAAGTTGCAATTGAAACCacccacaacaacagagTCGTCGGAGGTCCACACTATGGACTTGAACGGTAAATAATCCGTCTTGACATTCAAAATGGATCTAGGAGGCAACCCTTCACCATCGGGATaaacaacaccaattgATGAATCGTGTGACACCCACGCCAAAGCATTTCCATCAGGACTGAATTTCACTCCGTGAATCCATGCCAACGTCTCATTGGTAAAGTCGCCACAAAGAGTCTGAAATGGTAGTTTCGAACCCCACACACTTGGCTCGGGCTTAGCATCAATTCCCTTGATGTATCCACTAAACACACGCACATGACCATCGGTTGAGCCGCAGGCTAATAACACACCATTTGGATGCCAATCCAAAGTGGTGATAGTCGACTTGATTGGCTTTTTCAAATGCTTTGAGATCCACCAGTCATTTTCTTCCTCGTAGTAGCAAACAGCAATAATTCTATCACTGGATCCAACAGCAAATTTCTGTCCGTCCGGTGACCAGCGACACACTGTGGCAGCTCTATTGATACGGAGAAGAACAAGTGTTGGTTTAAATTCGCCATCACGATATTCCCAAACTAAAGCATTTCTATCTTGAGAACAAGTAAGAATACGAGACCCGTCTGGTGAAATGTCAACTGAAGTCACCGTCTTGTCGTGGTCTCTAAGATTGGCAATAAGTTGAGGCTTAGAGTCAAGGTGGGATGGATTGATCTTGTAAACCTCAACTTCATTCTCCTTGGTCACCGCGAGAATTGTTCTATCTGGGGAAAAAACGTGGTCTTTGATGGGTAAATGACCCAATTGATAGATAGCTGGTACTTTCGACATGTTGAGGGGGGGAAAAGGTGAGGCTCAGTGGAAAGGATCTTTCAAAActtatttgtatttgtttagGAGGATCTCTCTACTAAACTCTATTGATTGGTTTACGCTTTAGAAAGTCGGTGTTGGTGGAGCTATCCTATAACTGCgattcaaaagaaaagaagaaagtaaaaggagaaaaatagagagagagagagagagagagagagtgatTTGTCGGCGCTTTATTTTTGTGCTGTCTCCTatttcttctcctcctcctcctccttcttcttcatcttctttacACGCGGACTTTGTGCGGGTAACTGTGGGTAAGAGAGTGAAaatgtttgtgtgtgaTTGTATGTGCGTAGCTGACAAAGTAGACACAGGAGAGTAAGAAATGAAGCTGCTCCAGTTTCAGTTTCAATcattgcaaaaataaatggtgcctttcttctttttataataaaaaaaaaattaatactGTACATGCTATATTCTAGACCAAATTACATACTTATAACtccatttttcatttttttccctttaaAATCTttatttcatcttttttgcctcttttttgtaataaactcttttctttgtctgttctttttccttctaaaaaaaacaaaataaatcaaaaaacaaagaccAATTGGTTTACTCGTGGTGTTCTTGatattgcttttgcttCACAAATTCTCTAGTTTTGATCCAGTAATGTTGCACTTTGGGGTTCTGTATCTTCATTACCTCGCCATCTAACCtatcaacaatagcaacaaaCAAGTTTCCAGTATCGGCATTGAACAAGATTCTCAACCAGtaaaagatcaaaaacaATGTCAACTGGTACCCACTGGCATTTCTAAAAAACAACGTtctcaaaatcaaataaactATAAGGACCAATTCGTCATAAGCTATAATTGAAGCCAAAAAGGGTGCTTGCTTTTCAACAGCtttaatatttttaattttggaTATGTGGAGCAAACTAATTAAGAAATATGGAATAATCttaaaaattgatttgaaTGTAAAGCACCAGACAATAGACAAGATCATATATTGGAAGTTCTGATGGCTCAACAAGGTAGCCACTGGTGGAAGAAAATGCAACCCAAACTTGTGACTAAATGTTGCTGTTAATGCGGCAAACGAACCCAAAAGTGCTAATCTGTACGAGATGGAGTTTATAAAGAATTTGTTTGGCAACCAcaagatttggaaaataaaagtaatgGTACCAAAGACCAATGTTGTGACATGGCCAGCAAACCAAATTTTGTACTTGAGAGCATTAACGTTTGGTGGTGCTCGGACCAATTTCCTCTTGATCTTGTGAGGATGTTCATCGGGGGTCTTGTTTGTCGGGTTTGCTGGTTGTTGCTCGTGTGGACTAGAACCTTTCTGTTGCTCCTTCTTGGGGTCAATTGACCCATGTTGTTGAGTCTCGGTGGCGGTAGACATACTCTCAATCAGCAATTACTGTACTAGTTGTGGGTCTGTCAAAAGATGAGTAGtgattgtttgtttgtttgtttgtttctttttatcaGAATGTGTTAGTGTATAATGGTGATGTTTATAATTATCAGGAGCAATGAAACaaacttaaaaaaaaaatatattataaaaaataaaaatttataatctggaaaaaatgaaattccAGGTGCTTTGTGCAGGAACAAAGATCAAGTAACCAAACTATTAcagaaaaccaaaataaaataaatatatatataccacaaacaaaaaaacaataacaacaacaacaacaacaagcagAACAACAGGAGCGAAGGATAGATACTCTAAATACCAATTTGACCAACACGCCAAATATAAACCATACAAAAAACATCGCTTGATTACATTTTTAAACATTCGATACttgaattgcaaaaaaaaaaagaaaaaacaaagaagaaaaacagaagaaaagaagaaaaagaaagaggtaGAAAGAACGTGAAAACAgttgaataaaaagaatCTAAACAAAAGATGCCACCAAGTACAGTTACAGAAAATTACCAACAAATTGATTACTCACAAAATCCTAGCCTATCGCGTCTTGAAGCTTCGGTGCTAACGGAGTATCagaatataaataaaaagctaattaaaataaatgCCGAATTAAAATCGCTATCATCGACGGATGATCCAAACAATAAGAGCGGGATAATGACAAAAAACTTGAGAGAGTTGGAAATGAAACTTCCGCTCATATACACTCTTTTCAAGAGTTCTGTGTATGGTTTATATACTAGAGAAGATGACGCGAATGCCGAATTTGCAGAAGGAACCATTGAGGAGGCAGAAGAAGGAATTGGAAGTGAAGGTGAAGGAGTAGATGGACAAGATGGTCAAGGTGGACATGATCGGGAACATGAAAACAATAGTAACGagtcttttgaaaaagaagggaaaAACGCTAATGAACTACTGAGTATATCAGATGCCGAAGGACTTGACGGATTGTCATAAATTgaagataaagaagaaaaaataaggagtcaaattatttttttaaaaaaaaaagtataagaCGAgcactttgtttttcttttttcttgattttctgttt
It encodes the following:
- the arc1 gene encoding ARP2/3 actin-organizing complex subunit Sop2 (BUSCO:EOG09262VPD), which translates into the protein MSKVPAIYQLGHLPIKDHVFSPDRTILAVTKENEVEVYKINPSHLDSKPQLIANLRDHDKTVTSVDISPDGSRILTCSQDRNALVWEYRDGEFKPTLVLLRINRAATVCRWSPDGQKFAVGSSDRIIAVCYYEEENDWWISKHLKKPIKSTITTLDWHPNGVLLACGSTDGHVRVFSGYIKGIDAKPEPSVWGSKLPFQTLCGDFTNETLAWIHGVKFSPDGNALAWVSHDSSIGVVYPDGEGLPPRSILNVKTDYLPFKSIVWTSDDSVVVGGFNCNLVVFKGNESSWQEAYKIEEQKDLTKDTPRNRDGDNDDDEDEDSPEISSHQALNMFKQMDLKGRVNKPGAGSSGKSAKALSTIHQNTIASIRNFAPGKVSTSGIDGKVVIFNV
- the DAD3 gene encoding DASH complex subunit dad3 (BUSCO:EOG09265RGI), whose translation is MPPSTVTENYQQIDYSQNPSLSRLEASVLTEYQNINKKLIKINAELKSLSSTDDPNNKSGIMTKNLRELEMKLPLIYTLFKSSVYGLYTREDDANAEFAEGTIEEAEEGIGSEGEGVDGQDGQGGHDREHENNSNESFEKEGKNANELSSISDAEGLDGLS